In Tepidanaerobacter syntrophicus, the following are encoded in one genomic region:
- a CDS encoding PTS sugar transporter subunit IIB, translating to MKILLVCAGGMSTSLIVEKMKKEIEKRKIEDIKVDANTIEELEQVIDDYDVVMVGPQIRYKEPYIKNLCAQRGKKYTIIPPAIYGSVDSTKILDLAINLINN from the coding sequence ATGAAAATATTATTAGTTTGTGCAGGCGGTATGTCAACAAGCCTGATTGTTGAAAAAATGAAAAAAGAAATTGAGAAGCGAAAAATAGAAGATATTAAAGTTGACGCTAATACTATTGAAGAATTAGAGCAAGTCATCGATGACTATGATGTAGTTATGGTTGGTCCGCAAATTCGATATAAAGAGCCATATATCAAAAACCTATGTGCTCAAAGAGGCAAAAAATATACAATAATTCCACCTGCTATATATGGATCGGTAGACAGCACTAAGATTTTAGATCTTGCTATAAACCTTATAAACAATTAA
- a CDS encoding PTS sugar transporter subunit IIC produces MDAIMNFLNDHFMPFAGRLAEQRHLKALREGIVAVMPLLLVGSLFLIIAYPPIEALDTAVAPFRGELSKVSNATFGILALVASFSVAYSLSNSYKLDSLASGIISVSAFLLSMPATDNGNIPAEWLGSKGLFVAMIIAILAVEIQRFFMEKNIFIKMPAEVPPFVARSFAALLPGFVALLLVWIVNIVLLTTTKLTLPEAINIVLGIPIMNLGSSLPATLVAIVVIQLLWCVGIQGADIVAVFLGPVWLSLSEQNAVAKAAGEMLPNIITNQFIYVFVFVGGAGATFALALLLLKAKSSQLKAIGKVGIWPAIFNINEPITFGMPIIMNPVMFIPFILAPLAAAITTYIAMATNLVARPYAIVPWTTPVFISGFLTTGDWKAIILQLVNIIIAAIIYYPFLRMWDKMKFDEETKQAMEEDV; encoded by the coding sequence TTGGACGCTATCATGAATTTTTTAAATGATCACTTTATGCCTTTCGCAGGAAGGCTTGCGGAACAGAGACATCTTAAAGCTTTGCGTGAAGGAATTGTTGCTGTAATGCCACTTTTGTTGGTTGGCTCTCTATTTTTAATAATAGCTTACCCGCCTATAGAAGCTCTAGATACCGCAGTTGCACCTTTTAGAGGCGAACTTTCCAAGGTTTCTAATGCTACTTTTGGAATCCTTGCACTTGTAGCATCTTTTTCGGTTGCATACTCACTTTCGAATTCTTACAAGCTTGACAGCCTAGCATCCGGTATAATAAGTGTATCGGCATTTTTACTTTCGATGCCAGCTACAGATAATGGTAATATTCCTGCAGAATGGCTAGGAAGCAAAGGCTTATTCGTTGCTATGATAATAGCAATACTAGCAGTAGAAATTCAAAGATTTTTCATGGAGAAAAACATTTTTATAAAAATGCCGGCTGAGGTTCCGCCTTTTGTTGCCAGGTCTTTTGCAGCTTTGCTTCCGGGATTTGTTGCGTTGCTTTTAGTTTGGATTGTTAACATTGTATTATTGACAACTACAAAATTAACCTTGCCTGAAGCAATTAACATTGTTCTCGGTATACCTATCATGAACCTAGGCTCTTCTTTACCTGCTACTCTCGTAGCAATAGTTGTAATTCAACTTCTCTGGTGTGTTGGTATACAGGGAGCCGATATTGTAGCAGTATTTTTAGGACCAGTATGGTTATCTTTATCTGAACAAAATGCAGTAGCTAAAGCAGCTGGGGAAATGCTGCCGAATATAATAACAAACCAGTTTATTTATGTATTTGTTTTTGTCGGCGGTGCCGGTGCAACTTTTGCTCTTGCTCTTTTGTTATTAAAGGCTAAGTCTTCGCAGTTAAAAGCTATTGGCAAAGTTGGAATCTGGCCCGCAATATTTAATATCAATGAGCCTATAACCTTTGGCATGCCAATAATAATGAATCCTGTAATGTTTATTCCGTTTATATTGGCTCCTTTGGCAGCAGCCATTACAACATATATTGCAATGGCAACTAATTTAGTCGCTAGACCTTATGCGATAGTCCCATGGACAACTCCGGTTTTTATCAGCGGTTTCTTAACAACCGGGGATTGGAAAGCCATTATACTGCAATTAGTTAATATTATTATTGCCGCTATCATCTATTATCCATTCCTTAGAATGTGGGATAAGATGAAATTTGATGAAGAAACAAAACAAGCAATGGAGGAAGATGTATGA